The genomic region AAAAGCCGATGTTCGGCTACGTCATGGGCGAGTACTGGACGGACGTGGGCTCGCTCCAGCAGTACCGCCAGGCGCAGTACGAGATGCTCCAGGGCAAGACCCAGCTTCCGATCGAGGGACGCCGCGAAGGCGGATCGATCTGGATCGGCGAAGGCACGGAGATCGATCCCACGGCGCAGCTAATGGGACCGCTGCTGATCGGCAAAAACTGCCGGATCAAGGCCGGCGCGCACGTCGGCCCGGAAACAGTCATCGGCGATAACTGTCTGATCGAGGAAGGCGCCATTCTCCAGCGCGCCATCGTCTGGGACAGCAACTATATCGGCGCCCGCACCAAGCTCACAGGATGCACCATCTGCTTCCGAAATACAATCAAGGACGATTGTATTATCCAGGAGGGCGCGGTGGTTGGCGACCGCTGTCATATCGACAGCGGCAGCAACATCCGCCCGCTGGTCAAACTCTGGCCGGATAAGATCATCGAAGGCGGCTCGGTCGTCACGATGAGCCTGATCTGGGGCAGCAAGTGGCAGGGATCGCTCTTCCGAAACCTGGGCGTCTCGGGCATCGCGAACGTCGAAATGACGCCGGACTTCCTGACCAAGCTCGGCGCATCGTACGGCGCATTCCTGAAGAAGGGGTCGACGGTTATCACCAGCCGCGACTCGGCGCCGGTCTGCCGCATGCTCAAGCGCGCCTTGATCGCCGGTCTCGCCTCCGTCGGCGCGAATGTCCTGGACAACGAAGGCATGCCGCTGCCGCTGTCCCGCCATTCAATCCGCACGAACAGCGCCGCCGGCGGCGTGCATATCCGTCTGGCGCCCGATCAGCCAAACCTCGCGCTGGTCGAGTTCTTCGATAAGAACGGCATCTACCTTTCGACCAACGGGCAGCGCAAGATCGAGACGATCTTCTACCGCGAGGACTTCGGGCGCACCGATCCCGACGAAGTCGGCGAGATCAACTATGTGTCCCGCGCGGTCGAACGCTACAGTCACGACTTCTTCCGGCTCTTGAACCGAGAAGCCGTGCAGAACTGCGGCTTCAAGGTTGTCGTCGATTACTCCTATGGACGTATCTCGGGGGTGCTCCCCCAGATGCTCGGCCAACTGGAGACCGAGACGATCGCGCTGAACGCCTACACGGACCCGAAGAAGGCGCCCAAGACCAAGGCCGAACGCAAGGCGCTGGTCGAAAACCTCGCCGCGACGGTCTCGACGCTGAGGGCGAGCCTTGGCGTGGCCCTGGAGTTCGACGGCGAGCGCCTGTCCGTGGTCGATGAGACCGGCAGCATCCTGTCGGGCTCGGACCTGCTGGCGACATTCGCGCTGCTGGTGGCGCGCGCCAAGCCCGGCGCGCAGGTCGCCGTTCCGGTCACGGCCCCCTCGTCCATCGAGACGGTCATGGCGCAGTACGGCGGCGGCGTCATCCGCACCCAGACCGACGTCCGCTCGCTGATGGCGACGGCGGCCGAGGGCAAAGAAGGCATCGCGCTGGCGGGCGACACCGAAGGCGGATTCATCTTCCCCGAGTTCCATCCGGCGTTCGACGGCCTTTTCTCCTTCGCCAAGCTGCTGGAGATGCTCGCCGTACAGAACACCACGCTCAGCGAAGTGCGATCCCTGCTGCCGAAGTACTACATGGCGTCCGAGATCGTCAACTGCCCGTGGGAGATCAAGGGCCGCATCATGCGCGTCCTGATGGAAGACACCCACGACGCGCAGACCGAGCTGATCGACGGCATCAAGATCTACCGCGACGGCGGCTGGACCCTCGTCCTGCCCGACGCCTCCGAGCCGTACTTCCGCATCTACGCCGAAGCCGAGACCCAGGACAAAGCGAACGAAATGGTTCACCGCTACGTCCTGCGCATCAGCGCGCTCAAGTAAGCAATCCGCAAACGCCCCGGCCGCCGAATGGCGGCCGGGGTTTTCTTTTTCCGCCTCTCCGAGACCCCATGACCATGCTCAAGCCTCTGTGTTTATCGCTGCTTCTCTCCATTGCCCTGGCGACGCCGAGCCGCGCGCAGTCCCCCGCCTGGGACACATACAGCGATACCTGGGTGGCGACGGATGGGCTGGGACGCTCGCTTCCGACGGCGTCCGAGGTTGGCGCGCCGCGCGCGAACAAAACCGTCGGCGTTTTCTACTTTTTGACCTTCGATCACAGTCAAGCCACGGTTTATGACAATTCGAAGATCTTGAAAGCGCATCCAGAGGCGATGGGCGACGTTCACCATCCCGCATGGGGACCGCTGAACGCCGCGCATTATTGGGGCGAGCCTCTCTTCGGCTACTACACCAGCGACGACGAATGGGTTCTGCGAAAGCACGCCCAAATGCTCTCGAACGCCGGCGTGGATGTCGTGATCTTCGACAACTCCAACGCCGTCACGTACGCCAGAGCGCGGGAGACGCTGTGCCGAGTCTGGGAGCAGATCCGGCGCGAAGGCGGCAAAACGCCGCAGATCGCCTTTCACTGTCCGTTCAGTAACGCCAATGGCATCGGAACCGACACACTGAACGAGCTGTATGAAACGATCTACGCGCCCGGACGATATTCCGATCTCTGGCTCCGCTGGCGCGGCAAGCCACTCATCATTGCCGATCCCGGATACGCCGACGCGGGCGCGCTTTCCCGCCCGCCGCAGCGCCGGCCCGCCGAATTGACGGTGGGTGAAACACTCGGCCAGGCGTTGACGGTCAGCCGTCCGTTTCTGGAAGTCGGCGGCCAGTTTCCAACCTGGGCTGCGGCGGGCTCCGGGATGACGCTTTCGTTGTTTGCCGATGGCCCCCATGTCGCACGGCTCGCACAACGATCGTGGGCCGATGTGAAAGACAACGCCACGCTGCTGATCGGAACGGGGAAAGTGCTGCCGCCGGGGAAATACTATTTGGAAATGTCGCGTCCCGTCGGCCGCATCGGCTGGTGGGGATCCTTCGGCGGTCTCTCGCAGTCCGGCGCTTACGAGAACGGCGAGCCGGTGTCCGGAGCCCGCTCGCTGCGTGTCCGATACGCGGCGGCGGAGGAAGCGCTGCCGCTCGACGCCCCGACCACACCGGCCGAAGCCCAGGAACGCGCGCGTCGGCTGCGGGATTTCTTCACCTTCCGTTCTCCGATCGCCCCTTACAACCTTCCAAAGCCCGCGCCCGGCGCGTGGGCGTGGCTGCAAATCTCACCGCAAGCGCCGCAGACCGATCCCGAAGGCAAGATCGAGGAAGTTTCCGTCGGCGTCGCCCAAAACTACAATGCGACCGACAACCGCACAGCGCCGATGAGCTTTCCCGGCGCGTTCGGCCGCAGTTACCACGACGCACGGGAAGAGACGACGCCCGGCGCCGGGCGCTGGGGATACAACTTCGACGAGCAGTGGCGGCGAGCGCGGCAGATCGATCCGCCCTTTGTATTCGTCACCGGCTGGAATGAATGGACCGCAGGTATTTACGACGACTGGGCGGGGTTTCACGCGCCGCCGCCGATCTTCGTGGACGAGTTCAACGAAGAGTTCAGCCGCGATATCGAGCCGATGCGCGGCGGCCACGGCGATGACTATTACTACCAGCTTGCCGCCAATATTCGGCGATACAAAGGAGTCAGATCGCTTCCTGCCGTCTCGCCCCACCCCATCGCCATGAATGGACGTTTCGAGCAATGGAAGAACGTGACGCCCGAATTCCGAGACCCGATCGGCGACACCGCGCATCGGAACGCCCCTGGTTACGGACGCCAGGGCCCATATGTGAACGCCACCGGGCGCAATGACATCATCGCCGCCAAGGTAACGTACGACGCGGCCAACATTTACTTCTATGTCCGTACACGTACGAAGCTGACTCCCCATACCGACGCCGACTGGATGCGCCTCTACCTCAATACCGATGCGAACGATCGCACCGGCTGGCTGGGGTATGACTTCA from Capsulimonas corticalis harbors:
- a CDS encoding mannose-1-phosphate guanyltransferase → MKAVVMAGGEGTRLRPLTSNRPKPLVPILNKPCMQHTIELLKRFGVTDIVVTLYYLADEIEGYFGDGSELGVNLIYTVEDTPLGTAGSVKKAEEYLKDDTFIIVSGDALTDIDLEKALAFHRERESMATLVLQHVENPLEFGVVITDEEGRIRRFLEKPSWGEVFSDTVNTGMYILEPSIFDYMEHDKSYDWSQDIFPQILQEEKPMFGYVMGEYWTDVGSLQQYRQAQYEMLQGKTQLPIEGRREGGSIWIGEGTEIDPTAQLMGPLLIGKNCRIKAGAHVGPETVIGDNCLIEEGAILQRAIVWDSNYIGARTKLTGCTICFRNTIKDDCIIQEGAVVGDRCHIDSGSNIRPLVKLWPDKIIEGGSVVTMSLIWGSKWQGSLFRNLGVSGIANVEMTPDFLTKLGASYGAFLKKGSTVITSRDSAPVCRMLKRALIAGLASVGANVLDNEGMPLPLSRHSIRTNSAAGGVHIRLAPDQPNLALVEFFDKNGIYLSTNGQRKIETIFYREDFGRTDPDEVGEINYVSRAVERYSHDFFRLLNREAVQNCGFKVVVDYSYGRISGVLPQMLGQLETETIALNAYTDPKKAPKTKAERKALVENLAATVSTLRASLGVALEFDGERLSVVDETGSILSGSDLLATFALLVARAKPGAQVAVPVTAPSSIETVMAQYGGGVIRTQTDVRSLMATAAEGKEGIALAGDTEGGFIFPEFHPAFDGLFSFAKLLEMLAVQNTTLSEVRSLLPKYYMASEIVNCPWEIKGRIMRVLMEDTHDAQTELIDGIKIYRDGGWTLVLPDASEPYFRIYAEAETQDKANEMVHRYVLRISALK